Proteins encoded within one genomic window of Bradyrhizobium sp. 186:
- a CDS encoding carbohydrate ABC transporter permease: protein MRRHPAPPRAKRRLSRMLIYAALLFWTFICLFPIYWTITTSFKSAVDVTQAHLIPWVDFQPDWKGWRSLGLSPDTLFGTSTARSEFVNRFANSIITSVGASLLALILGSLAAYGLSRFRYKFAWMRNDDILFFFMSQLILPPVVLALPFLVLYKALALLDTRIGLVLLYTLTVLPIVIWIMRDQFNAIPIELDEAAFVDGLSTWGAFLRIILPLAVPGMAAAFILSLVLCWNEYFFAALLTSTDAKTLPVMVASQTGSQGINWWSMAALSTAAIAPLVLIGIFLERYIVSGLTTGAGK, encoded by the coding sequence ATCCGGAGGCATCCGGCGCCCCCCCGCGCAAAGCGGAGGCTGAGCCGCATGCTGATCTACGCTGCACTCCTGTTCTGGACATTTATCTGCCTGTTCCCAATCTACTGGACCATCACGACGTCATTCAAATCGGCGGTCGATGTGACGCAAGCCCACTTGATTCCCTGGGTCGATTTTCAGCCGGACTGGAAGGGATGGCGCTCGCTCGGCCTGTCGCCAGATACACTGTTCGGGACCTCGACCGCCCGCTCCGAATTCGTAAACCGCTTCGCCAACAGCATCATCACGTCGGTCGGCGCATCCTTGCTGGCGCTGATCCTCGGATCGCTGGCAGCCTATGGCCTGAGCCGCTTCCGCTATAAATTCGCCTGGATGCGCAACGACGATATCCTGTTCTTCTTCATGTCCCAGTTGATCCTGCCGCCGGTCGTGCTCGCGCTGCCGTTCCTCGTCCTCTACAAGGCATTGGCCCTGCTCGACACGCGAATTGGGCTTGTCTTGCTCTACACGCTAACAGTGCTGCCGATCGTCATCTGGATCATGCGTGATCAGTTCAATGCGATCCCGATCGAGCTCGACGAAGCTGCCTTCGTGGACGGCCTATCGACCTGGGGCGCCTTCCTGCGCATCATTCTGCCGCTCGCCGTTCCCGGAATGGCGGCCGCATTCATCCTCTCGCTGGTGCTGTGCTGGAACGAATATTTCTTCGCGGCGCTGTTGACGAGCACGGACGCCAAGACACTCCCGGTGATGGTGGCGAGCCAGACTGGCTCGCAAGGCATCAATTGGTGGTCGATGGCGGCGCTGTCGACGGCGGCGATCGCGCCGCTCGTCCTGATCGGCATTTTCCTCGAGCGCTACATTGTCAGCGGCTTGACCACGGGAGCAGGAAAGTAG
- a CDS encoding sugar ABC transporter permease, protein MTAGRALVALASFGFALLLLVQILHTTGTIAAGFSDWRPILIAYVVWAVAFGIGQVLTRGERGQRALFLLPAVFFTVAVVIFPTIFGLYIASLDWNLSSVEGPRFSGFDNVRGILNDTYYWNALGNMIFYTVAVLGEYAIAFGLALLLSAEVRARRFFRVVFLLPMMLSPVAVSWMIGKSLLEYRFGPAATLARDLGWDNPAFFASPWMARLSIQAMDAWVSIPFIMIILLAGLQAMPKEVQEAAKVDGANGWQSFWHVTFPIMLPVSITVLIIRIIFKLKLADIVINVTAGGPGGATDTVSSFIYRVYRDRSNVGYGTALAMVYLLMIIFLLTVLLRLSKRWTQKVG, encoded by the coding sequence ATGACTGCCGGCCGCGCGCTCGTCGCGCTGGCCTCGTTTGGCTTCGCGCTCTTGCTCCTCGTCCAGATCCTGCACACGACCGGGACGATCGCAGCCGGATTTTCCGACTGGCGCCCGATCCTCATCGCCTATGTCGTTTGGGCCGTTGCCTTCGGCATCGGGCAGGTCCTGACCCGCGGTGAGCGCGGCCAGCGCGCGCTGTTCCTGCTGCCGGCGGTGTTCTTCACGGTGGCGGTGGTGATCTTCCCGACCATCTTCGGGCTCTACATCGCGTCGCTCGACTGGAATCTCAGCTCGGTCGAGGGCCCGCGCTTTTCCGGTTTCGACAATGTCAGGGGTATATTGAATGACACCTACTACTGGAATGCGCTCGGCAACATGATCTTCTACACCGTTGCGGTACTCGGCGAGTACGCGATCGCGTTCGGCCTGGCGCTCCTGCTCAGTGCCGAGGTCCGGGCGCGAAGATTCTTCCGCGTCGTGTTCCTGCTGCCAATGATGCTGAGCCCTGTGGCGGTGAGCTGGATGATCGGCAAGTCGCTGCTGGAGTATCGCTTCGGTCCGGCGGCAACGCTGGCGCGCGACCTCGGCTGGGACAACCCGGCCTTCTTCGCCTCACCCTGGATGGCGCGCTTGAGCATCCAGGCGATGGACGCTTGGGTGTCGATCCCCTTCATCATGATCATCCTGCTCGCAGGCCTCCAGGCGATGCCGAAGGAGGTCCAGGAGGCAGCCAAGGTCGACGGCGCCAACGGCTGGCAGTCGTTCTGGCACGTGACGTTTCCGATCATGCTGCCGGTCAGCATCACCGTCCTTATCATCCGCATCATCTTCAAGCTGAAGCTTGCCGACATCGTCATCAACGTGACGGCCGGCGGCCCTGGCGGGGCAACCGACACGGTGTCGAGCTTCATCTACCGCGTCTACCGCGACCGCTCGAACGTCGGATATGGCACGGCGCTCGCCATGGTCTATCTGCTTATGATCATCTTTCTCCTGACCGTGCTCCTGCGCCTGTCAAAACGCTGGACCCAGAAGGTCGGTTAA
- a CDS encoding extracellular solute-binding protein, which translates to MKQQGHDQHPALQPNRRTVLKGAAGAAALGTTGALGTFSELAMAQANLRAQITQIPGVGKGAPTDADWQKVGELCLGPTKASIKQGEFKGVELSFMGLNNQNLHNLLFRGFLKPWEAYTGAKISWIDLAQADYNPRLQQAIATGTVDFDILEMGAPFEGDVCGKGLASEMPDWVKKQIDIDDYVDYLKPPVGTWNGKTYRVTIDGDCHNFNYRTDVFSDPALAKAWKDAGNSSEWGVPKTWQQVQAVTKFLKGKKIKNQNAFGYLDAPKPWGGFGFYFLGSRASAYAKHPDDKAWLFDIDTMKPRINNPAWVRAIQDVIDALPFEPADQLNADPNTTGFQQFLAGIGSMIPWWGDIGQVAKASDTSVVGDVVGFDILPGSDDVYNSKTGKWDKLASGPNHAPNCAYLGWGVYVMARVNGDEKKHKAAWSAAAHLGGKDLSLWMVMYPSGFQAHRTSHFQFDEWVAAGYDRKYITSYLNSQLASYNHPNRAVEPRIPGIFQYYSIAEDELTKIFAGKVDAQTGANNIAAAWEKLTDQIGRERQIGLYKASLGV; encoded by the coding sequence GTGAAACAGCAAGGGCATGATCAGCATCCCGCACTCCAGCCGAACCGGCGCACGGTGCTGAAAGGCGCGGCCGGCGCCGCCGCATTGGGCACGACGGGCGCGCTCGGCACGTTCTCCGAGCTTGCCATGGCGCAAGCCAACCTGCGCGCCCAGATCACGCAAATTCCCGGTGTCGGCAAAGGCGCGCCAACCGACGCCGACTGGCAGAAGGTCGGCGAGCTCTGCCTCGGCCCGACCAAGGCGAGCATCAAGCAAGGCGAATTCAAGGGCGTCGAACTCTCCTTCATGGGGCTGAACAATCAGAACCTGCACAATCTCCTGTTCCGCGGCTTCCTGAAGCCATGGGAAGCGTATACCGGTGCGAAAATTTCTTGGATCGATCTCGCCCAGGCTGACTACAATCCTCGCTTGCAGCAAGCGATCGCGACCGGCACGGTCGACTTCGACATCCTTGAGATGGGCGCGCCGTTCGAAGGCGACGTCTGCGGCAAGGGTCTGGCGTCGGAGATGCCGGATTGGGTCAAGAAGCAGATCGATATCGACGATTATGTCGATTACCTGAAGCCGCCGGTCGGCACCTGGAACGGCAAGACCTATCGCGTCACCATCGACGGCGACTGCCACAACTTCAACTACCGCACCGATGTCTTCTCCGACCCCGCCCTCGCTAAGGCCTGGAAAGACGCGGGCAATTCGAGCGAGTGGGGCGTGCCGAAAACCTGGCAGCAGGTGCAGGCAGTGACGAAATTCCTCAAGGGCAAGAAGATCAAGAACCAGAACGCCTTCGGCTATCTCGATGCGCCAAAGCCCTGGGGCGGCTTCGGCTTCTATTTCCTTGGCAGCCGCGCCTCAGCTTACGCAAAGCATCCCGACGACAAGGCCTGGCTGTTCGACATCGACACGATGAAGCCGCGCATCAACAATCCGGCCTGGGTGCGCGCCATCCAGGACGTGATCGACGCGCTGCCGTTCGAGCCGGCCGATCAGCTCAATGCCGATCCGAACACCACCGGCTTCCAGCAATTTCTGGCCGGCATTGGCTCGATGATCCCCTGGTGGGGCGACATCGGCCAGGTCGCGAAGGCGAGCGACACCTCCGTGGTCGGCGACGTCGTCGGTTTCGACATCCTCCCGGGCTCGGACGATGTCTACAACTCCAAGACCGGGAAATGGGACAAGCTCGCAAGCGGCCCGAATCACGCGCCGAACTGCGCCTATCTCGGCTGGGGCGTATACGTCATGGCACGAGTCAATGGTGACGAGAAGAAGCACAAGGCAGCGTGGAGCGCAGCCGCGCATCTCGGCGGTAAGGATCTGTCGCTGTGGATGGTGATGTATCCGTCGGGCTTCCAGGCTCACCGCACCAGCCATTTCCAGTTCGACGAGTGGGTGGCCGCGGGCTACGACCGCAAGTACATTACCTCCTATCTCAACTCGCAGCTCGCCTCCTACAATCACCCCAACCGGGCGGTGGAGCCACGCATTCCCGGTATCTTCCAGTACTACAGCATTGCGGAAGACGAGCTGACGAAGATCTTCGCCGGCAAGGTCGACGCGCAGACCGGCGCGAACAACATCGCGGCGGCCTGGGAGAAGCTGACCGACCAGATCGGTCGTGAGCGACAGATCGGACTCTACAAGGCCTCCCTTGGCGTGTAG
- a CDS encoding RbsD/FucU family protein has protein sequence MLKSIDPLLNADVLYALRAMGHGDDLVLCDTNFPADSVARQTVLGRLLRIDNVNAGRAARAILSVLPLDSFVDKPASRMEIVGQPDEIPPVQQEVQATIDATEGRSFPMGSVERFAFYELAKKSYCVIQTGERRFYGCFIFKKGVIPPDA, from the coding sequence ATGCTGAAATCGATCGACCCACTTCTCAATGCGGATGTACTCTACGCCCTGCGGGCCATGGGGCACGGCGACGATCTTGTCCTCTGCGACACCAATTTCCCCGCCGACTCCGTCGCTCGCCAGACCGTACTGGGGCGGCTGTTGCGCATCGACAACGTCAACGCCGGCCGCGCCGCGCGCGCGATCCTGTCGGTGTTGCCGCTCGACAGTTTTGTCGACAAGCCGGCGTCACGCATGGAGATCGTCGGCCAGCCCGACGAAATCCCGCCGGTGCAGCAAGAGGTTCAGGCCACAATCGATGCCACGGAAGGACGCTCGTTTCCTATGGGATCGGTCGAGCGATTTGCCTTCTATGAACTCGCCAAGAAATCCTATTGCGTGATCCAGACCGGCGAACGGCGCTTCTACGGCTGCTTCATCTTCAAGAAGGGCGTAATCCCGCCCGACGCCTGA
- a CDS encoding carbohydrate porin: MPVVLLLAANAMAQEDKKTDEDKPADPDTGESTVKEKTLGLLPNPLQKYGVKFAATYISEVLGNASGGLKQGAIYEGRLNLTVDVDLQKLVGFDKLTFHANMFQIHGDGLSRSNLQNFFVVSGIEALPSTRLYEAYFERQWGAKKVSLKFGQLAADSEFFNVGTGSSAAAPTSPRGTARLPMSVYEVRSKLQVLAPGWRLHSRVPNADASRRRNNTP, translated from the coding sequence ATGCCGGTCGTTTTGCTTCTGGCAGCCAATGCCATGGCGCAGGAGGACAAGAAGACCGACGAGGACAAACCCGCCGATCCCGACACGGGAGAGAGCACGGTGAAGGAGAAGACGCTCGGTCTTCTGCCCAATCCGCTGCAGAAATACGGCGTGAAGTTCGCGGCGACCTACATCAGCGAGGTCCTCGGCAACGCTTCCGGAGGATTGAAGCAGGGCGCGATCTACGAAGGCCGCCTGAACCTGACCGTCGACGTCGATCTGCAGAAGCTCGTCGGCTTCGACAAGCTCACCTTTCACGCCAACATGTTCCAGATCCATGGCGACGGGTTGTCGCGCAGCAATCTGCAGAATTTTTTCGTCGTCAGCGGAATCGAAGCTCTGCCGTCGACGCGCCTGTACGAAGCTTATTTCGAGAGGCAGTGGGGCGCGAAGAAGGTCTCGCTGAAATTCGGGCAACTCGCCGCCGACAGCGAATTCTTCAACGTCGGAACCGGCTCCAGCGCGGCAGCGCCAACTTCGCCACGCGGCACCGCGCGCCTGCCGATGTCAGTCTACGAAGTCCGCTCGAAATTGCAGGTTCTTGCGCCAGGTTGGAGACTTCATAGCCGAGTGCCGAATGCGGATGCTTCAAGAAGACGCAACAATACTCCTTAA